The segment TTTATGTGATCGAATAGAAAATGCATCACGTAATCAAGTACAAAAGGCTGCGGAAGCAGGTTTTGTAAAAGTAAATGGGAATCCAGTTAAAAGTAATTATAAGGTTAAGCCCTTAGAAGAAATTACAATTTATATGGATACTCCACCTCATGAAATAGAAATTATTCCCGAAGATATTCCTCTTAATATAGTGTATGAAGATGATTATCTTATGGTGGTTAATAAACCAGCTGGTTTGGTAGTACACCCTGGGCATGGTAATTATAGAGGAACATTGGTCAATGCTATAGCATGGCATATGAAAAACAACTCTTGTTATGATGCCAATGATCCTAGAGTAGGGTTGGTGCACCGAATAGACAAGGATACCTCTGGTTTGTTAGTCATAGCAAAGACACCCGAAGCAAAGAGTAAACTAGGTATACAGTTTTTTAATAAAACAACAAAAAGAGAATACCGGGCATTGGTGTGGGGTAATATTGAAGAGGAAGAAGGCCGTATAGAAGGAAACATAGCAAGAAATCCTAAAGATAGATTACAGATGGCTGTTTTTGCTGATCCTGAAATAGGAAAACATGCAGTGACACACTATAAAGTGCTAGAGCGTTTGGGTTATGTAACTCTAGTCGCCTGCAGACTTGAGACAGGTCGTACTCATCAAATACGTGTACATATGAAACATATTGGTCATGTATTGTTTAATGATGCTAGGTACGGAGGAAGTGACATTTTGCGAGGAACACATTTTGCAAAATATAAACAGTTTGTAGAAAACTGCTTTAATATTTGCCCTCGCCAAGCACTTCATGCTTTAAGTTTAGGTTTTATACACCCCGTAACGAATGAAGAAATGTTTTTCACTTCTGAGCTACCCGATGATATGACAGAGTTGCTAGCGAAGTGGAGAAATTATATAAGTAATAGAAATTTATGATCAAACGCACAGTATCTATTGTTGCAGGAGGTGATAGTTCAGAGCTTCCTGTTTCGTTAAAAAGTGCTCAAGGGATTTATTCTTTTATAGATAAATCTAGATACGATTTATACATCGTAGAGATCCAGAATAAAGTATGGAGAGTA is part of the Bacteroides coprosuis DSM 18011 genome and harbors:
- a CDS encoding pseudouridine synthase, RluA family (COGs: COG0564 Pseudouridylate synthase 23S RNA-specific~InterPro IPR002942:IPR006145:IPR006225~KEGG: bth:BT_3712 ribosomal large subunit pseudouridine synthase D~PFAM: Pseudouridine synthase, RsuA and RluB/C/D/E/F; RNA-binding S4~SMART: RNA-binding S4~SPTR: Pseudouridine synthase;~TIGRFAM: Pseudouridine synthase, RluC/RluD~IMG reference gene:2504106261~PFAM: RNA pseudouridylate synthase; S4 domain~TIGRFAM: pseudouridine synthase, RluA family), coding for MIQENSFEEIDKEEEDFETSSEVQLYERHRIIVDKGQSLVRIDKFLCDRIENASRNQVQKAAEAGFVKVNGNPVKSNYKVKPLEEITIYMDTPPHEIEIIPEDIPLNIVYEDDYLMVVNKPAGLVVHPGHGNYRGTLVNAIAWHMKNNSCYDANDPRVGLVHRIDKDTSGLLVIAKTPEAKSKLGIQFFNKTTKREYRALVWGNIEEEEGRIEGNIARNPKDRLQMAVFADPEIGKHAVTHYKVLERLGYVTLVACRLETGRTHQIRVHMKHIGHVLFNDARYGGSDILRGTHFAKYKQFVENCFNICPRQALHALSLGFIHPVTNEEMFFTSELPDDMTELLAKWRNYISNRNL